TTATTATATAGAAGGTAAAGCCTATATATTAAAACCTTGGGATATTTTATTTATAAATAAAAATGAAATTCACAAACCAGTAGTAAACCCTGATAAATACTATGAGCGTATAGTTATTTGGTTAAATCCAGATTTTATGTCAAAATATGCTCAAGGTAATAATAATTTACTTAAGTGCTTTGAGGTAGCAATAAAAAATAATTATAATTTGCTTAGATTGAACATGAAATCCATTGAGATTATAAAAAATATAATTCAAGATATACAAAGTTGCGATGATAGTAATGAATTTGGAAGTGAGATTTTAAAAGAATCATTATTTGTCCAATTGATGGTTTTAATGAACAGGTTATTTTTAAATAGTGATAAAAATAGAGATATGGAAGATATTCAATATGATAAAACAATAGAAGGTGTTTTAAATTATATAAACTCTAATTTAGAAAATGATTTATCTATAGATACTATAGCTTCAAAATTTTTTATAAGTAAATATTACCTTATGAGAAAATTTAAAAGTCAGATAGGAAGCTCTATTCATAATTATATTATCCAAAAAAGACTCATACTTGCAAAATCACTTATATCTGAGGGTTTAACTATGAGTAATGTTTGTTCTAAATGTGGATTTAATGATTATTCAAGTTTTGTAAGAGCATTTAAAAAAGTATATGGTGTTTCTCCAAGTAATTACAATCCTACAATACATAATTTTGAAAACCCTATATCTGATACTTAAAAAAGGTATGAAATTTTAAATT
The Romboutsia ilealis genome window above contains:
- a CDS encoding AraC family transcriptional regulator → MKDINNKVGYLNDNFKIFHIRDKKDIKFEYHHHDFSKIVILIDGDLTYYIEGKAYILKPWDILFINKNEIHKPVVNPDKYYERIVIWLNPDFMSKYAQGNNNLLKCFEVAIKNNYNLLRLNMKSIEIIKNIIQDIQSCDDSNEFGSEILKESLFVQLMVLMNRLFLNSDKNRDMEDIQYDKTIEGVLNYINSNLENDLSIDTIASKFFISKYYLMRKFKSQIGSSIHNYIIQKRLILAKSLISEGLTMSNVCSKCGFNDYSSFVRAFKKVYGVSPSNYNPTIHNFENPISDT